The stretch of DNA CTTTATGAACTTCAAGGGTGTTGAGGCACTTACTGAGGCTGTGAAAGAGGCTCAGGGCGGACATCTTGCAGATTTCGCTTTCCAGTGTACTGGAAATCCTCATGCTCATTCCAATATCTACAAATTCATCCGCAACGGCGGCGGCCTCTGCGAGCTTGGATTCTTCATCAACGGTGGAGATGCAACCATCAACCCGCATTTCGACCTCTGCTCCAAAGAGATCAACCTTGTTGGTTCTTGGGTATACAACCTCAGAGATTATGCAACAACATTTGATTTCCTTAAGAGAGCAAAAGCAATCGGACTTCCAATGTCTGAGCTGATCACTGACAAGTATCCGCTGGAAGAGATCAACGAGGCACTTGAGAAGAACCTGTCAATGACAGGTCTTAAGATCGCGGTTGTTAACAAATAACCTTAACGGGAAAGGAGAAGCAACATGGCAGAAGCTGTAGGAATTCTGGAGGTCTTCGGACTTGCGACAGCCTTTGTGGCAGCTGACGCCGGGTGCAAGGCTGCAAATGTCCACCTGGAGGTATTCGATAAGAATAAACCGGCGAATGCGGACAGCCTGCCAGTACCGCTTCTTGTCTGCATCAAGTACCGCGGAAGCGTGTCAGATGTCACAGCAGCGGTAGAAGCCGGCATGAAGGTCGCAGAGAGCATGACAGGTGTGGTACAGCATTACATAATCCCCAACCCGGAACCAGGTACACAGAAAATGCTGAAGATCAGCGCCCTGGATAAAGATTGAGAGGATTCCGCAACTTAACTTTACAAAAGTGTCGGAATCATATATGATAAAAAAGTAACGAATAGGATTCAGGAGGATAGAATCATGGCACAGGAAGCATTAGGAATGGTTGAGACAAGAGGCCTCACAGCTGCGATCGAGGCAGCAGATGCAATGACAAAAGCAGCAGAGGTTGCTCTGGTAGGAACAGAGAAGATCGGTTCCGGTCTTGTAACTGTTATGGTTCGTGGAGACGTAGGCGCTGTAAAAGCAGCAGTAGAGAGCGGAAGCGCAGCAGCATCCAGACTTGGAGAGCTTGTAGCTACACACGTGATCCCGAGACCTCATACAGACGTAGAGAAAATCCTTCCAAAGCTCTGATTCAGGCTTTGAGAGGAATAGAAATTAGTTAAGGAGTTCGCTCATGGGAAAATCATATGGATTTATAGAAATCACTGGTGTAGTTGCGGCAATCAATGCCCTGGACATCATGTGCAAAACGGCAGACGTTGAGCTGGCGTCATGGGAGCGTAAGCTGGGCGGACGACTGGTGACCCTGATCGTACAAGGCGATGTATCAGCAGTTACAGCAGCTGTCAATGCAGCAGTAGAACAGGCTATCAAGAAGCCTGCCAGCTATGCGGTAATTGCCAATCCCCACGAGGAAATCGTCAAACTGGTTGAGCTGAGTGCAAGCCGATGGAAAAAGAAACAGCAGGAAAATCCGGAAGAAGCACTGGAAAGCAAAAACAGCAGCAAAAAATAAGCTGCTGCACCAAAATAGTCAGAAGTAAACAGAACAAATAAAGCATTTATAATCCACAAGGAGGATATGATCATGACACAGGAAGCATTAGGAATGGTTGAGACAAGAGGACTTACAGCAGCTATCGAGGCAGCTGACCAGATGTGTAAAGCAGCTAACGTTGCTCTGGTAGGAACAGAGAAGATCGGTTCCGGTCTTGTAACAGTTATGGTTCGTGGAGATGTAGGAGCAGTTAAATCTGCAGTAGAGAGCGGAAGTGCAGCAGCATCCAGACTTGGAGAGCTTGTAGCTACACACGTAATTCCGAGACCTCATACAGACGTAGAGAAAATCCTTCCGGTTCTTAAATAATCTAACTGATCAGTTCCAAAACGCACCGGCCTGAGGGCCATTAAGGCTTCCGGCCGGTGTGTTTTGAGTTAAGTTCAGTCATGAAACCGAAAGAAAGCAGGTGTACTCTTGGAAACGAATAATATTGAAATGATCACAAAAATGGTGATCGATGCGATCAACAAAAACGAAGACAAGGGCAATGGTTTCGTTGTTCCTATCGGAGTTTCCGCAAGACATATTCACCTGACACAGGAGCATGTGGAGGCACTGTTCGGAGAAGGCTATCAGCTTACCAAGAAAAAAGATCTGATGGGCGGACAGTTTGCATCCAATGAAACAGTTACCATCGTAGGACTGAAGCTCCGTGCGATCGAGAATGTAAGAATCCTCGGACCTGTCCGCAGCAAATCTCAGGTTGAGGTTTCCGCAACAGATGCGATCAAGCTGGGAATGAAGGTTCCGGTACGTATGTCCGGTGACCTTGCCGGAAGCGCGCCGATCGCCATTGTCGGACCGAAAGGTGCTATTTATCTGAAAGAGGGATGTATTGTGGCCATGCGTCACATTCATATGGCTCCGAAGGATGCCCAGGCTGCGGGTGTACATGATGGTGATATTGTTTCTGTTAAAGCGGACAATGAGCGCGGAACAATCTTTAATCAGGTTAAGATCCGTGTAGATGACAGCTTTACACTGGAAATGCATATTGATACAGATGAAGCAAATGCAGCAAGAATTGCCACAGGCAATACAGTTACCATAATCAAATAATATTCCTCCTTTGGGGATGCCACTTTCTGGCATCCCTAACAGAGGATATGGAGAAAAACGGAGGCTCATATGATCGTAGGCAAAGTAGTTGGAAGCATTGTTTCCACACGAAAAAGTGAAAAACTGATAGGAAATAAATTCATGATTGTAGAGCCGGTGCATCATATGAAAGCCGAGCACAGCCAGATTGTTGCCATCGATATCATCGGTGCGGGAATCGGCGAGTATGTATTGGTGGCACAAGGAAGCGCAGCAAGAATAGGCTGCGGCGTAGAAACAGCACCGGTAGATGCCGCAATCGTCGGAATCGTAGATGACGGTGCAGGATTGGAGTAACGCCATGGATATCAAAGAATTACAGAAAATTATGCAGGAGAATGGTGTTGTCGGAGCAGGTGGTGCAGGTTTCCCTACATACATGAAACTGACAGACAAAGCGGATACCATTCTTATGAACTGTGCAGAGTGCGAACCATTACTGAAACTTCACAGACAGTTGTTGGAAAAGCACGCATATGAGATCATGAAAACATTCGATATGGTTGCGGAGACGGTAGGAGCTTCCCGGGCCATCATCGGAATCAAAAAATCTTATGTACAGACAATCAATGCCTTAAATCAGCATATCGAAGAATTCCCAAGGGTTAAGATCCATCTTCTGGATGAGGTTTATCCGATGGGTGATGAGGTTGTTCTTATTTATGAGGCAACCGGACGCGTGGTACGGCCAGGAGGACTGCCTATTGAGCAGGGAGTAGCCGTATTCAATGTAGAGACACTTTACAATGTATATCGCGCGGTAGAAGAACACAAACCGGTCACAAGCAAATATGTTTCCGTTGTTGCAGAGGTTGAGAACCCTGTTACAGTGAAAGTTCCGTTAGGATGTACACTGGAAGAGGTTGTTGCCCAGGCAGGCGGAACAACTGTGAAAGATCCAGTATATTTCGTAGGCGGCCCGATGATGGGACGTATCGGAAATGGTTCTGATCCGGTTACCAAAACAACGAACGCAATCCTGGTTCTTCCAAAGGACCATGTTATTGTCATGAAGAAGCAGCGGACTTCTTCCATAGATTTAAAGAGAGCAGCATCCATCTGCTGCCACTGCCACACATGTACAGATCTTTGCCCGAGACATAATCTGGGACATCCGATCGATCCGGCAATGTTCATGATGGCAGCATCAAACCAGGATTTCAGAAATGTAAATCCTTATATCAATTCTGCATTCTGCAGCTCCTGTGGTGTCTGCGAGATGTATGCGTGTCCGCAGAGCCTGGCTCCGAGAACACTGCTTGCAGATATGAAAGGCGGACTTCGTAAGGCCGGGATCAGACCACCTCAGGGTGTTCAGCCGAAACCGGTACAGGAGTCAAGAGAATACCGCAAGGTTCCTGAGGAGCGCCTGATGGCACGTCTGGGACTTACCAGATATGACAAGGATGCACCGCTTCAGGAAGAGCTTGTAAATGTATCCAAGGTAAAAGTTCTCTTAAGCCAGCATATTGGTGCACCGGCACAGGCAATCGTAAATGTAGGCGATATGGTAACAGAAGGTCAGATGATCGCACAGCCTGCACAGGGATTAAGTGTCGGAATCCATGCAACGATCAGCGGAAAAGTTACAGAAGTAACAGACCGCCATGTTGTAATTGCAAGAAATTAGAAAGGACGTGCACAAAATGAGTAGAGCAATCGGAATGATTGAGTTTAAAACCACACCAGCTGGTATCACTGCAGCAGATGCCATGGTTAAGACATCTGAAGTAGAGATCGTGGAGGCGCAGACAGTATGTCCGGGAAAATATATTGCAATTATCACCGGAGATTTAAGCGCAGTGAAAGCTGCTGTAGACACAGCAGTAACAACATACGAGGATAAATGCATTGACAGTTTTGTACTGGGCAATCCGCATGAGTCCATTTTCCCGGCAATCTACGGAACCACACAGGTTGAGGAGATCAGTGCCCTGGGAATCCTGGAGACCTATGATGCGGCATCCATCATCGAAGCAGCAGATCAGGCTGCAAAGACAGCAATCGTTGATCTGATCGAGCTTCGTATCGCGAAGGGTATGTGCGGTAAATCCTACATGCTTCTTACAGGTGAGGTTTCTGCAGTAGAGGCTTCCATTGAAAGAGCAAAAGAGCTGGTAGCTGAAAAAGGAATGTATATGGATTCCTCAGTGATCGCTCATCCGGACAAGAGAATGATCGATACGATCCTTTAATATTGTCTTTATATCTGAGGGATATCCTTTTGAAGGATATCCCTGCAATGACATCTGAAAAGGAGGCATCTTATGCTAGCGTTAGAGAGAAGAAATCTGATTCTCGAGAAATTACAGGAAGAGAAAAGGGTTGTTGTAAGTGAACTAAGCCAGCTTTACAATGTCTCAGAAGAAACTATCCGTCGTGATCTGGACAAGCTGGAAAAAGAGGGACTTGCCACAAAGAGTTATGGCGGTGCGGTGATCAATGAAGATGTCGGTATTGATTTACCATTTAATATTCGTAAAAACCAGAATGTACAGGGAAAGCAGAAAATGGCGGAGATTGCTGCTTCCATGGTGAATGATGGAGATCACATTTTTCTGGATGCCAGCACAACGGCAGTTTTTGTGGCCAAGGCGCTGAAAGAAAAGGAACGTCTTACCGTTGTTACCAATTCTATGGAGATCCTTCTGGAGCTCTCGGATGTATCCGGCTGGAATATTATTTCCACCGGCGGAGTGATGAAGGAGGGATATCTTGCATTTCTTGGTGCCAGAACCGAGGAAGTGATCCGCTCTTATTATGTGGACAAGGTTATTTTTTCCTGTAAGGCACTAAACGAGGATATGGGGATCATGGAATCCAAAGAAGCCTTTGGAACAACAAAAAAAGCCATGATCAATTCCGGAAAAATGCGTATTCTGGTGGTAGACAGCACGAAATTTGATCAGACTGCTTTTTCCGTGGCAGGACAGCTGCGGGATATCGAGACGATCATCACAGAAAAAAAAACCGTCTGAAAAGTGGCTGAAGCATTTCAGCGAGCATAAGATCGAATGCATCTACCCGAAATAGACGGAACATATATTGTGAAACGATTATGTTCATGAGCATGCAGTGTATGCGGAATGCGGAGATCCGCTTTACTTTATCCGAACACAGGCAGACAAAAGAGAACTGTGTTTCGGTTTGACGAGAGGGAGCAGTTTCTATGAATACATTTGAAATGAAAACAGCCATCCATTTTGGAGCTGATGCCCTGGGAAGACTGAGAGATATTCCATACAAAAGAGTCCTTGTTATCACAGATCCGTTTGTTGTAAAAAGCGGAATGATCGACATGATCACAAAACCGCTTCAGGCAGGTGGAAAAGAATTTGATATTTTCTGTGATGTTGTTCCGGATGCACCGGTTGGAAAAATTGCCGAAGGAGTCAAAAAATTCCTTCAGTATCAGCCGGAAGCAATCGTTGCAGTAGGTGGTGGTTCTGCCATCGACTCCTCCAAGGCAATCCGTGAGTTTGCCCTGAAGATCAACAATTACGGAAAGGTTGGACTGGTTGCCATTCCTACAACAAGTGGTACTGGTTCCGAGGTTACCTCTTTTGCAGTTGTAAATGATACAGAAGCACATGTGAAATATCCGTTGATCTCAGACAGCCTGACGGCCGATGAGGCGATCCTGGATGCTGAACTTGTACGCAGTGTTCCACCCGCGATCACAGCAGATACAGGTATGGATGTTCTGACTCATGCAATTGAGTCTTATGTCAGCATCAATCACAATGAATTTACTTCTGCACTTGCAGAGAAATCCATTGAGATCTGTGGTGTATATCTTTACCGTGCATATGTTGATGGTAGTGATATGCATGCAAGACAGAAAATGCATGTAGCATCCTGTCTGGCAGGACTTTCCTTTAATGCCGCAGGACTTGGTATCACACACAGTATGGCTCATCAGCTGGGAGCTATTTTCCATATTCCTCACGGAAGAGCTAATGCGATGCTGTTGCCGCATATTGTTGAATATAATGCAAATATCAACAAACGCAGCAGAAGCCAGAAGGAATATCTTCCGGCAGTAAAGAGATATTCCAATATTGCACATCTTCTTGGACTGAGTAATTATAACGAAGTTATGAGCGTAAGATCTCTTGTAAACTGGATCCAGTTTATGCAGAAAGAGATGAATATCCCACTTACCATCGAAGAGATGAAGACAATCACACCGGATGCTTATTTTGCGGCGGTTGATAAGATGGCGGATATGGCACTTGCGGATGCCTGCACAGCGGCAAATCCGCGTGTACCTAAGAAAGAGGATATTATTAAGATTTATACTAAACTTTGGTCTTTTTGATAAAAGATGAAAACCGCAAAGGGGCCGCAAAGCCGCGGCCCCTCTGCACACCCCTCGGGCTTTTTTTAGAGTGCTTGACTATGACGGGCGGAAGGGTATTGACTTGTGCCTGTATGCTGCGGTTGTTCCGGGTTGAACGTTGTGCCGATGGGGCGCCGTGGGCGCCTTGAATGTGTGACGTTTTGACGGAGACTGGCGCGTTTGTGAACGCCGCGCTTGGTTTGCCGGGATGGTTGTGGTGTGTTACGTTTGCGTGGAATACGTGGACGCGTTTGTGGACACTGCGCCTGGTTTGCTGGGATGGTTGTGGTGTGTGTTACGTTTGCGTGGAATACGTGGACGCGTTTGTGGACACTGCGCCTGGTTTGCCGGGATGATTGTGGTGTGTGTTTACGTATGTGTGGTATGCGTAGCATTTTGAGGATTGTAAAATTGGTCTGATATGGGTGGGATTATTTATCAGGAGTTGCTGGGAGGTTGAGCTGGGATGGAGGTTTATACCGGGTATGGTGATAAGGGGATGACGGATCTTTCCCATACGAAGAATGTTTCAAAGTCGGATGATCGGATTTGTCTGATGGGGTCAGTTGAGGAGCTGATGAGTCATATTGGGCTTGTGCGGGTTCTGGTTGATGATGTGGATGTTGTCCGGATGCTGGAGAAGATCTCGGAGACTTTGAAGAAGATTATAGATGGGGTTTCTGATCCTTATAATCGGGAGTTTAAGGTCAGTGAAGACCGGACGGAGCTTCTGGAGGAGGAGATTGGCCGGATGAAAGAGATTTTTTCCGGAGAGAGGCTTCCGATTCTTCCGGGGGATTCCCGGGTTGCGGCTGAGGTTGATGTGACAAGAGCTGTGGCCAGAAGAGCTGAGAGAGAGCTTGCGCTGGTCAGTGTGAAGTTTGGATCGGATACCGGAGCCAAGAAATATATGAACCGACTGTCAGATTATTTTTATGTACTGGCAAGGTATGTGGATGCAGCGAAGATCAAAGAGAAGAATGAAGCTTCTGAAGGTGTTCAGGGAGCTGCGAAATCAGAAACTACCGGGACTGAAGCGAATGTTGTGACAGAAGCTGCAGGAACTGTTGGGAATAGTGCAGATGTTGTAGCGGGTACATCGGCGGTGGATGTAGGAGCACAGGAGCCACAGATGGTGCAGAAAAGTGCTGTACAGGCTTTTAATGCGCAGAATGGGACTGTGACAACAACAGCGGGAGGAAATACGGCAATGGCACAGAATGACAGTATGGCAGCAAACACGGCGATGATCCAGGAAGTGCTGAAGCGTATGGGTATCCAGGGGCGTATCACACTGGATTCTGCCAAGCGACTCATTGAGAGGATCGAGCAGGAAGCTTTGAGAAGAAACAAGCCTTCTGTAATTGCGGTATGCAGTCCGGATGGAAATCCGGTTGCGGTTCATGTGATGGATGGATCTTTTCTTGTAAGTTTTGATATGGCCGTAAAAAAGGCCTATACATCTGTGGCAGTGAAGATGTCCACCATGGAGCTTTCCAGACTGACACAGCCGGGCCAGACATTTTATGGTCTTGGAAAAATGAGTGACAACATTGTGATATTCGGAGGCGGCGTGCCCCTGAAGGTTGGAGACACCATCATCGGCGGTCTCGGTATCAGCGGCGGCACCGGCGAAGAGGATAACAGCCTCGCGGAGTATGGACTGCAGGTGCTGAATGAGGTACTGTAGGATACAGGATAAAAACAAAACGTATAGACAGCTCAGAGAGCATAAATAAAAAGGGACGTGTCACAGTAATGATTTTTGAATCAATACTGCTGCACGTCCCTTTTAAACGGATTATTTCCAGTTAAGCTTCAGGCATTTAACGGAGATATCCCTTTTTTCTGGTGCCTGGACCATGTTCTGGATGAAATGGGTTTTTGTCATGGTTTTTCCGGGCTTTAGGTTCAGTGTCAGATTTTTGACGGTAGGTTTGGCGGCCGGTGTGGTTACGGTAATAGTGATCTTACGATTGACACCGTTTAAGTTTGCGGTAACTGTGGCTGCCCCTTTTTTCTTTGGGACAAGATAGTTTTCGGAAATGGCGAGTACAGAAGGCTTGCTGGATTTTGCATTTTTGATGTTGATCGGGAAATTAATGTCTGAAAACTCATCTTCGATCACACCGTCGGTATCACGGATGGTGGAAGTGGTTCCTTAGGTCACGACCCGGACTCTGGCGTGGGCATCCTGGGGAAGCAGGAGCACAATAACGGAAAAAAGTATCAGGAAAAAAATTGCTTCGATGGTTTTTATTTTTCTTTTACACATAACAAACCCCCTTTTTTTATGAGCATTCCGGCTGTTACTGAACAGAGAACCGGGTACTCCGTGAATTTATGGTCCTCTGCTGTGGGACAGTATAAACAGATTCTTTCTCTTATAGCATTATAACAGGAAAAACAGGGAGAGCGTGCTTTGTGATTTTTTTGTATCAATTGGCAATTTATCTGTAAATATGTTAAAATAATATATTCGGAAAACAGCAGCGATTCGACAATGAAAAAGAGAAGCGTTACAGTTCCGGTGGGAACGTAACAGAAAGGATCATGTCGATTTATGACGAAACAGGAACTTTTAAAGACCCACTTCGGGTATGATACTTTCAGAGAAGGGCAGGAAGCAGTGATCGATGCGCTTCTTGAAGGAAAAGATGTTCTGGCAGTGATGCCAACCGGCGCAGGAAAATCGATCTGCTATCAGGTACCGGCACTGATGATGAAGGGGATCACGCTGGTGATATCACCATTGATATCCCTTATGAAGGATCAGGTGAGAAGCCTGAACCAGGCCGGTATCTCAGCAGCATACCTCAACAGCTCTCTGACGCAGGGGCAGTATTTCACAGCCTTACGCTATGCAAAGGCAGGACGATATCCGATCATCTATGTAGCACCGGAGAGGCTTACCACAGAGGCGTTTCTGGATTTTGCGCTGAGTGCGGATATTTCCATGATCGCAGTGGATGAGTCACATTGTGTATCACAGTGGGGACAGGATTTTCGGCCAAGCTATCTGAAGATTGCAGAGTTTGTGGCACAGCTTCCAAAAAGACCGGTAATCAGTGCATTTACAGCTACAGCCACGAAGGAGGTCAGGGAGGATATTGCAAGACTTCTGGGACTTCAGGATCCCTTTTGCACAACCACAGGATTTGACCGGGAAAACCTTTATTTTGCAGTGAAAACACCGAAAGATAAATATAAGGAAGTACACGATTACATACTGGAGCATCCGGACGACAGTGGAATCATCTACTGTCTCACCAGAAAGCTGGTGGAGGAGGTCTGCGGAAAGCTGATCCGTGACGGCATTACGGCCACCAGATATCATGCAGGACTTTCTGATGAGGAACGCCGGAACAATCAGGATGATTTTATTTATGACCGCTGTCGTGTGATGGTAGCCACCAATGCATTTGGAATGGGGATTGACAAGTCTGATGTGCGCTATGTCATTCATTATAATATGCCGAAGAACATGGAAGGCTATTATCAGGAAGCAGGCCGTGCGGGCCGTGACGGCGATCCTGCGGAATGTATCCTGCTTTACAGCGGGAAGGATGTGGTTACCAATCAGTATCTTATCGAGAGAGGACAGGATAACCAGGAAATGGATGCGGCAGCCTGGCGCCTTGTCCGGGAACGTGATCAGGAGAGACTGAAGAAGATGACCTTTTACTGCTTTACCCATGATTGTCTGCGTGAGTACATCCTGAAATATTTTGGGGAATACGGAAAAAGCTACTGTGGAAACTGCCTGAACTGCCAGACTGAGTTTGAAGAGCAGGATGTGAGCCGGGAGGCCAGGGCAATGATCCGGTGCGTGGAAAGCAGTGGTCAGAGATACGGGGTGAATGTGATCCTGGATACTCTGCGTGGTGCATCTACGGCGAAGATCCGGCAGTATGAGATGGATGGAAATCCGGAATATGGAGTCTGTGCAAAGATCCCGGCACACCGGCTGCGGCAGATCTTTAATTATCTGGTACTGAAGGAATATCTTCATCTGACGGATGACGGATATACTATTGTGAAGCTGACCGCCGCTTCCAGGTCATTTCTGGAAGATGGGCATATCCTCACAATGAAAATGCCAAAAGAGCAGGAGCTGAAGAAAAAAGAGAAACGGAGCAGACTTCCGAAATCTGCAGTCGGTGATCTGGGAGAACAGGATGAGCCCCTTTTTCAGAAGCTCCGTGCTCTTCGCCTGGAGATCGCCAGAGAGGAAAAAATTCCCCCTTATATGGTCTTTTCCGACAAAACCCTTATCCATATGTGTATTCTGAAGCCTGGAAACGAGGAGGAAATGCTGAATGTGACAGGAGTCGGCAGGCACAAGTACGAAAAATACGGAAAAAGGTTTATAGACGCGGTGAAAAATCTGTAGGAAAGAGACTTTTGCCGTCGGAAAATGAAGAGCGAAATGTTCTGAAATTTCTTGCATTTTAAAGAGGCATTTGTTAGAATAAGACAAGCAGGAAACATCCGGCGGCTATAGTGCGGCCGGATCGTTTTTAACTGTATCATATTTCTGCTGCACGTTCCGGTGCAGCGTACAGGCATTTCGCAAGCAGAGTTCTATGCAGCAGTGGAATCCCTTCGAGTAGATGGACCGACTGTGTGAGATATCCGTCGGTCAGAAGCAAGCAGTGAGGTGGGTGATCGTATCCGCTTTCAATTAAGACATAATCAGGTGCTGGTCACTGAGTGAACAGAGATCAGACTTCTTCACGATCTGCGTCGGCTTTTTCATGCAGAAAATCTGCCCTGCCGGCTTTTTTTCTTATACAGAAGAGTAGCATGTATTCATAAAGACATGAACATAGCCCGTCTGCAAAACGGGAATCCGTTCCGGCATGACTGTTCTCCGCCAGGCCGAAAAAACTGTATTTACATACAACAGCCCATCCTCAAAAAGCAGGATATCCGCAATATGTGCGAGATCCTGCTTTTTGTCATGTAATGCTCAGGTATGTACCATTAGGACGTGAAAAATATTTCAGCGTCTTTTATATTTGCCGGGGGTGATTCCCTTGTACTTTTTGAAGGTACGGATAAAGTAGCTCAGATCATTAAAGCCATTCCGGTAGGCGATCTCCGTGATGGAATCATCGGTGGTAGCCAGCTGGCAGCAGGCCTGTTCGATCCTCTGGCGGTTGAGGTAATCCATTGGTGTCTGATGAGTCATCTCGGAAAAGAACCGGCAGAAATATTTGGGAGACATGGAAACCGAAGCGGAAAGCTCCTGCAGGGTAATGGGGCTGGCATAGTTCTTTTCAATAAATTCTACGACCTGCTTCAGCTGGACAATGCGCTTGTAATCTCGTCTGGTTTTCCGCAGGCTTTCCAGGTAGTAATGATTACCAAAAACCAATCCGAAAAAGTGGTAAAATTGTCCAAATACAACCAGCTCATATCCTGGCTTCCTCTGCCAGAAAGAATCAAAAAGAGAGTTCACTGCTCTCCGGATATCAGGCTGCTTTTCAGTGAAATGGTGATAGATCAGCAGCTCCTGGTGGCTGATCTTCTGCATATATTCTGTGCAGACGGAATTAAATTTCAGAAACATGTTCATATCAAAAACAATGCACTGATAGATACAATCCTGAGGAATTCCGGAATGCAGAACTCCACTATTGACAAAAATTACATCTCCGGCTTTGGCTGTAAAACTTTTTTCGTCTAAAGTGACGGTGAGAGTGCCCTGTAATACACGCATGATTTCACATTCCACATGCCAGTGGTAGGACATGACATAGCGTGGATGGCTGCTGTCAATGTGGTGGAATTCAAAAGGAAATTCATAGGTACCTCGAAGTCTGTCCTCATTTCTTCCAAGATCGTGCAAAATACAACCCTTCTTTCTTAAATTTTATAGATTTTTTAGGAACTCATACGAAAAAGTGAATATTGTACTGTTTTTTGCTATTATAACACAAGTAATTTAAAAGATGCAATCGTATAATAAAAGCATAGTTCGGACAGGGGGTGTCGGGTTACTGTTCATTGGTAATATTCTGCGAGGTGTTTTTTGTGAGCGAAGGCCACAGAAAACCTGAGACATACCGTGCGGATTTATGCGATCAGCATAGATTCGGTGCATCGCGAAGCGTGTTGCTGAGAACGGAGTGAACAGTAATGTTGTCAGAACCTGAAAAACCTGTAAGTTATAATAGTGAATATAAATTTAGGAGGTAATTGTTACTATGGCAAAGAGCAGATTAGTAGGCAGCTATCCGGTTATCGGTATCAGACCAACCATCGACGGACGTAGAGGAGCCCTCGATGTAAGAGGATCTCTGGAAGACCAGACTATGAACATGGCCAAATCCGCAGCAAAGCTTTTCGAGGAGAACCTGAAATATTCAAATGGTGAGCCTGTAAAAGTTGTTATTGCTGATACCACCATCGGACGAGTTGGTGAGAGCGCTGCATGTGCGGATAAATTCCGTAAAGAGGGTGTAGATATTACTCTTACAGTTACACCATGCTGGTGCTACGGAGCTGAGACTATGGATATGGATCCACAGACCATCAAGGCTGTATGGGGATTCAACGGAACAGAGAGACCTGGTGCTGTATATCTGGCATCCGTTCTTGCTACACATGCACAGAAGGGTCTTCCGGCATTCGGTATCTACGGACATGACGTTCAGGAAGCTGACGACACATCCATTCCGGAAGATGTTAAAGAGAAACTGTTAAGATTCGGCCGCGCAGCAGTTGCAGCTGCATCCATGAGAGGTAAATCCTACCTGCAGATCGGTTCTGTTACAATGGGTATCGGCGGATCCATTATCGATTCTGATTTCATCGAGTCCTATCTCGGAATGAGAGTTGAGTCTGTTGATGAGGTAGAGATCATCCGTCGTATGACAGAGGGTATCTACGATCACGAAGAGTTTGAGAAAGCTCTCAAATGGGCAAAAGAGACCTGCAAGATCGGCTGGGACAAGAACCCGGAAGAGCTTCAGTTCTCACCAGAGAAGAAAGAGGAG from Blautia sp. SC05B48 encodes:
- a CDS encoding BMC domain-containing protein, which encodes MSRAIGMIEFKTTPAGITAADAMVKTSEVEIVEAQTVCPGKYIAIITGDLSAVKAAVDTAVTTYEDKCIDSFVLGNPHESIFPAIYGTTQVEEISALGILETYDAASIIEAADQAAKTAIVDLIELRIAKGMCGKSYMLLTGEVSAVEASIERAKELVAEKGMYMDSSVIAHPDKRMIDTIL
- a CDS encoding phosphate propanoyltransferase, which translates into the protein MVIDAINKNEDKGNGFVVPIGVSARHIHLTQEHVEALFGEGYQLTKKKDLMGGQFASNETVTIVGLKLRAIENVRILGPVRSKSQVEVSATDAIKLGMKVPVRMSGDLAGSAPIAIVGPKGAIYLKEGCIVAMRHIHMAPKDAQAAGVHDGDIVSVKADNERGTIFNQVKIRVDDSFTLEMHIDTDEANAARIATGNTVTIIK
- the pduA gene encoding propanediol utilization microcompartment protein PduA, yielding MAQEALGMVETRGLTAAIEAADAMTKAAEVALVGTEKIGSGLVTVMVRGDVGAVKAAVESGSAAASRLGELVATHVIPRPHTDVEKILPKL
- a CDS encoding BMC domain-containing protein — translated: MTQEALGMVETRGLTAAIEAADQMCKAANVALVGTEKIGSGLVTVMVRGDVGAVKSAVESGSAAASRLGELVATHVIPRPHTDVEKILPVLK
- a CDS encoding BMC domain-containing protein, whose amino-acid sequence is MGKSYGFIEITGVVAAINALDIMCKTADVELASWERKLGGRLVTLIVQGDVSAVTAAVNAAVEQAIKKPASYAVIANPHEEIVKLVELSASRWKKKQQENPEEALESKNSSKK
- a CDS encoding BMC domain-containing protein, translating into MAEAVGILEVFGLATAFVAADAGCKAANVHLEVFDKNKPANADSLPVPLLVCIKYRGSVSDVTAAVEAGMKVAESMTGVVQHYIIPNPEPGTQKMLKISALDKD
- a CDS encoding 4Fe-4S dicluster domain-containing protein, giving the protein MDIKELQKIMQENGVVGAGGAGFPTYMKLTDKADTILMNCAECEPLLKLHRQLLEKHAYEIMKTFDMVAETVGASRAIIGIKKSYVQTINALNQHIEEFPRVKIHLLDEVYPMGDEVVLIYEATGRVVRPGGLPIEQGVAVFNVETLYNVYRAVEEHKPVTSKYVSVVAEVENPVTVKVPLGCTLEEVVAQAGGTTVKDPVYFVGGPMMGRIGNGSDPVTKTTNAILVLPKDHVIVMKKQRTSSIDLKRAASICCHCHTCTDLCPRHNLGHPIDPAMFMMAASNQDFRNVNPYINSAFCSSCGVCEMYACPQSLAPRTLLADMKGGLRKAGIRPPQGVQPKPVQESREYRKVPEERLMARLGLTRYDKDAPLQEELVNVSKVKVLLSQHIGAPAQAIVNVGDMVTEGQMIAQPAQGLSVGIHATISGKVTEVTDRHVVIARN
- a CDS encoding EutN/CcmL family microcompartment protein, with protein sequence MIVGKVVGSIVSTRKSEKLIGNKFMIVEPVHHMKAEHSQIVAIDIIGAGIGEYVLVAQGSAARIGCGVETAPVDAAIVGIVDDGAGLE